Within Telopea speciosissima isolate NSW1024214 ecotype Mountain lineage chromosome 8, Tspe_v1, whole genome shotgun sequence, the genomic segment TGGTTCTCATCTTCAGTTTCATCATATTCAGAAATGGGGTCATCTGCTTCACTAAGCATAGACTCCGATTCCTCATTTTcagcttcatcaaattcagaAATGGGGTCATCTGTTTCAATAAGCACTGACAGCAATGGAGAGGACTGAAAGGATAAAGAGTTTAATGGagatgacaatgatgatgaagacGAAGATGGCAATGATTGATTTGTATGACTTCCATTTTGGGCCGGTTCCAAGCTTTTGCTTTCAGGCTGTTCAATGACATACAATGTCTTTTCTTGGACTTCGATGGATAGCATGGGATCAACTTTCTTAACCTTGTTCTGACTCTTCAGAGGAGAAACTGCTTTAATATTCCTATATGTCCTTGTATTTAAGACAGAAGGTTTAGGAGACACAGAAGCCATTGGTGTtctcaacatttttttttcatctatTCTGGAAGTCCCCATTTTCTTCACTGTCTTGAGATCACCATTTCTTTTACCTCCAATGCCGCCTGAAAATCCTGAGGGGGAAGATGGCTTTGCCACTATAAACTTTGGTTCCGAAGAACCTTCAGGATTTGCAGAAGCATTACTTCTCTTAGCAGGAGACACATTTTGTTTTGTAGAGGCTTCAAATTTCTTGGCAGGTAACAGAACTTGTTTTGGACAAACCTCTATTTTCTTGGCAGGTGACAGGGCTTGCTTCCGAGAGACCTCAATTTTCTTGGCTGGTGACAGAGCTTGTTTTGGACAGACCTCTATTTTCTTGGCAGGTGACAGAGCTTGCTTCTGAGAGACCTCAATTTTCTTGGCAAGTGACGGAGCTTGTTTCGAAGAGGCCTCTATTTTCTTGTCAGGTGACAGAGCTTGCTTCTGAGAGACCTCAATTTTCTTGGCAAGTGACAGAGCTTGCTTCCGAAAGACCTCAATTTTCCTGGCAGGTGACACAGCTTGTTTTGGAGAGACCTCTATTTTCTTGGCAGGTGACACAGCTTGTTTTGGAGAGACCTCTTTTGGAGAGACCTCTATTTTCTTGGCAGGTGACAGAGCTTGTTTTGGAGAGACCTCTATTTTCTTGGCAGATGCGGAAGCTTGTCTGAGAGAGACATCTATTTGTTTGGCAGGTGACCAAACTTGTTTTGGAGAGACCTCCTTTTTCTTGCCAGATGATGGAGCTTCTTGCTTGATTATTTCAGAATTTATTTCAGAATTGTTGGGTGACTGGGTTTTCGAATAAAGAAAAGGCCTGAGCTTGGTGGcggttttcttctttctttctgatACAATAGCACTATTTACTGAATCTTCACCTTTGGCCATGGTGGTTGTAACTCTTCTTGGAATGTAATGTTTCCCCTTAGCTTCAACAGCATGTTTTCTTCCATATTTACAGAAATCATGGCAGGAACCAGTAGAAGCTCTGAGATAATGAGGGGGAAGGATCTTTTTGCGATTAATTGATGTACTGGTTTTCCCTGTTGAGTTCCTTATATTACTATTGTCTAACATGGTTCTTTCAGAGGTCACCAGGATCTCGATCCTCTCCTCAGCCATATATTTGGAATGGAGAAAATACTGCAAAAGAAATTAAGCGAATTCAGAATCATGCAAACCAAAAGTATT encodes:
- the LOC122672101 gene encoding neurofilament heavy polypeptide-like; the encoded protein is MAEERIEILVTSERTMLDNSNIRNSTGKTSTSINRKKILPPHYLRASTGSCHDFCKYGRKHAVEAKGKHYIPRRVTTTMAKGEDSVNSAIVSERKKKTATKLRPFLYSKTQSPNNSEINSEIIKQEAPSSGKKKEVSPKQVWSPAKQIDVSLRQASASAKKIEVSPKQALSPAKKIEVSPKEVSPKQAVSPAKKIEVSPKQAVSPARKIEVFRKQALSLAKKIEVSQKQALSPDKKIEASSKQAPSLAKKIEVSQKQALSPAKKIEVCPKQALSPAKKIEVSRKQALSPAKKIEVCPKQVLLPAKKFEASTKQNVSPAKRSNASANPEGSSEPKFIVAKPSSPSGFSGGIGGKRNGDLKTVKKMGTSRIDEKKMLRTPMASVSPKPSVLNTRTYRNIKAVSPLKSQNKVKKVDPMLSIEVQEKTLYVIEQPESKSLEPAQNGSHTNQSLPSSSSSSLSSPLNSLSFQSSPLLSVLIETDDPISEFDEAENEESESMLSEADDPISEYDETEDENQVETSNVEDKKPRRGSSCPENTDCLPRKLNFNKGQVVNLQSDNNSPRRLRFRRGRVIGENDGKVDIARKSLKRREVTHGDTYSTEPVSEKVILRHQDVQGKKDAQGLFNNVIEETASKLVETRKSKVKALVGAFETVISLQDGKPSTD